A window of the Neofelis nebulosa isolate mNeoNeb1 chromosome 13, mNeoNeb1.pri, whole genome shotgun sequence genome harbors these coding sequences:
- the ANKRD22 gene encoding ankyrin repeat domain-containing protein 22, whose amino-acid sequence MGILYSEPICQAAYQNDFGQVWRWVREDRNCINVQDGFNGDTPLICACRRGHLRIVSFLLKRNADVNLKNQKQRNCLHYAVKKKFTFFDYLLIILLMPVMLIGYFLMVSKTKQNEALVRMLLDAGIDVNATDCYGCTALHYACEMKNQNLIPLLLEAHADPMIKNRRGETSLDIARRLKFSQIELMLRKAS is encoded by the exons CCCATCTGCCAGGCGGCCTATCAGAACGACTTTGGTCAAGTGTGGCGCTGGGTGAGAGAGGACCGCAACTGTATCAATGTGCAAGATGGCTTTAATGGAGACACCCCCCTGATCTGTGCTTGCCGCCGGGGGCACCTGAGAATCGTTTCCTTCCTCTTGAAAAGAAATGCTGATGTGAACCTCAAAAACCAG aaaCAGAGAAACTGCTTGCATTATGCTGTGAAGAAAAAATTCACCTTCTTTGATTACCTACTCATTATCCTCTTAATGCCTGTTATGCTTATTGGGTATTTCCTCATG GTGTCAAAGACCAAGCAGAACGAGGCTCTCGTTCGAATGCTGCTGGACGCTGGCATCGATGTGAACGCCACGGACTGC TACGGCTGCACCGCGTTACATTACGCCTGTGAAATGAAAAACCAGAATCTCATCCCTCTGCTCCTTGAAGCTCATGCAGACCCCATGATCAAGAATCGG cGTGGTGAGACTTCGCTGGATATTGCACGGAGATTGAAGTTTTCCCAGATTGAGTTAATGCTAAGGAAAGCATCGTAA